The Nodosilinea sp. PGN35 genome has a window encoding:
- a CDS encoding glyoxalase-like domain protein, translated as MLLDLSSLDLPLAALLGLPLDSIMSTQGIMVMLLVAYAGAMWMFLKSAPKVYTVMVSDLEIARHFYEGMLNLPAAEVPLHYYYNYEQTLGTAGLDPLYLGGATSLANQSAINTPQGLWYQLRKNTQLHVVGGASLGHRNQQRHVCFDHNCLEYILMRVQLGGVQHKIRNEKPLNFLVKDYDNQVIELAEIDD; from the coding sequence ATGCTGCTTGATCTATCCTCCCTAGACCTTCCCCTAGCGGCCCTGCTGGGGCTGCCCCTCGACAGCATCATGTCAACCCAGGGGATTATGGTCATGCTGCTGGTGGCCTACGCCGGGGCCATGTGGATGTTCCTCAAAAGCGCTCCTAAGGTCTACACGGTAATGGTGTCTGACCTCGAGATAGCTCGCCACTTCTACGAAGGTATGCTCAACCTGCCCGCCGCCGAGGTGCCCCTGCACTACTATTACAACTACGAGCAAACCCTGGGGACTGCTGGCCTCGACCCGCTATACCTGGGCGGGGCCACCAGCCTGGCCAACCAGAGCGCCATCAATACTCCCCAAGGGCTGTGGTACCAGCTGCGCAAAAACACCCAGCTCCACGTGGTGGGCGGGGCCAGCCTGGGCCACCGCAACCAGCAGCGCCACGTCTGCTTTGACCACAACTGCTTAGAGTACATTTTGATGCGGGTACAGCTGGGCGGTGTGCAGCACAAAATTCGCAACGAAAAGCCCCTCAATTTTCTCGTCAAAGACTACGACAACCAGGTGATCGAGCTGGCCGAAATTGACGATTAG
- a CDS encoding FecR family protein — MVFRIDGLSVVLLAVVGSAAIAAPALAEVPWAWARLRTSTNQVSLVAASGTVRQAAVADCFCPGETLNTSQSSKAEVLFNDGSLTRVGERASVRFWPNTRQLLLNRGTAAVFVPPDQGRTTIQTPNATVGIASTAVVVRYVPSRQLTLIMALADSPIGPVRVTTAETGQELVLQAGQMAFIGGGSWQVVEFDLLEFYQTSELMAGLGLDNPTYRPGAHEPLAALRPSLLRALNQQAPFSAENSILDPALITDLAPGATLQGAENAFVGPPIPGEELRRFNDAPPGVVNPLPEMPPTAAPPAENSTVEVPAVEAPALVPSAVNTAGDT; from the coding sequence ATGGTTTTTCGTATCGATGGTCTTTCGGTGGTGCTGCTGGCAGTTGTGGGCAGTGCTGCGATCGCTGCTCCAGCCCTGGCAGAGGTGCCCTGGGCCTGGGCCAGGCTGAGAACTAGCACCAACCAGGTCAGCCTGGTTGCCGCCAGCGGCACGGTTCGCCAGGCCGCTGTGGCCGACTGCTTTTGCCCCGGCGAAACTCTAAACACCAGCCAATCGTCGAAGGCCGAGGTGTTGTTTAACGATGGGTCGCTGACCCGAGTGGGCGAACGGGCCAGCGTGCGCTTCTGGCCCAACACCCGGCAGCTGCTGCTGAACCGTGGCACAGCGGCTGTGTTTGTGCCCCCCGACCAGGGGCGGACGACTATTCAAACCCCCAACGCCACCGTGGGCATTGCCAGCACCGCCGTAGTGGTGCGCTATGTGCCGTCTCGGCAGCTGACGTTGATTATGGCCCTGGCCGACTCGCCCATTGGCCCCGTGCGGGTAACCACTGCCGAAACCGGGCAAGAGCTGGTGCTTCAGGCCGGGCAGATGGCCTTTATCGGTGGCGGCAGCTGGCAGGTTGTCGAGTTTGACCTGCTGGAGTTCTACCAGACCAGCGAGCTGATGGCAGGCCTGGGTTTAGACAATCCCACCTATCGCCCTGGGGCCCATGAGCCCTTAGCCGCCCTGCGGCCCAGTTTGCTGCGAGCCCTCAACCAGCAGGCCCCCTTTAGTGCCGAAAATTCAATTTTAGACCCTGCCCTGATTACCGATTTGGCCCCTGGAGCCACCCTTCAGGGGGCGGAAAATGCGTTTGTGGGCCCTCCCATCCCAGGGGAAGAGCTAAGGCGTTTCAACGATGCCCCCCCGGGTGTCGTCAATCCCCTGCCGGAGATGCCGCCCACGGCGGCCCCCCCAGCAGAAAATTCAACGGTTGAAGTTCCAGCCGTTGAAGCTCCAGCCCTGGTGCCCTCAGCCGTCAATACAGCGGGAGACACTTGA
- a CDS encoding RNA polymerase sigma factor: MSSAAPIPNFPECDHRLVQSLHHLSDRELVQLFQRHGEAGRYFTAIFCRYSPMVYSLIRHSARSPVQAEYLFALTWRHILHELGGVNCPEVVAGEGPTAFTLQNWLINITALCINQAVVPEVEAIHYSLDQATPPFWCYVEQALDRLAPVERLVAVMALTFRWSDNRIAAYLQAEGESLTAADVRHRLGLAFQHLEAALPDDIRQIYLDGGALRPEPLPDDLDGLLTVPDLESSGLGDAALVGTAGDFGSEWAN; the protein is encoded by the coding sequence ATGTCTAGCGCAGCGCCTATCCCCAACTTTCCCGAGTGCGACCACCGGCTGGTGCAGTCGCTGCACCATTTGAGCGATCGCGAGCTAGTGCAGCTATTTCAGCGCCACGGCGAGGCAGGGCGCTACTTTACGGCTATTTTTTGTCGCTACAGTCCCATGGTCTACAGCCTGATTCGCCACTCAGCGCGATCGCCCGTGCAGGCCGAATACCTCTTTGCCCTCACCTGGCGGCACATCCTCCACGAGCTGGGCGGCGTCAACTGCCCCGAGGTGGTGGCGGGCGAGGGGCCAACGGCCTTTACCCTGCAAAACTGGCTGATCAACATCACGGCCCTGTGCATTAACCAGGCGGTGGTGCCCGAGGTGGAGGCCATTCACTACTCCCTCGACCAGGCAACGCCCCCCTTCTGGTGCTATGTCGAACAGGCCCTTGACCGCCTAGCTCCGGTGGAGCGGCTGGTGGCGGTGATGGCTCTGACCTTTCGCTGGAGCGACAACCGCATTGCGGCCTACCTGCAGGCCGAGGGCGAATCGCTCACGGCGGCGGATGTGCGCCACAGGCTGGGGCTGGCCTTTCAGCACCTGGAGGCAGCGCTGCCCGACGATATTCGTCAGATCTACCTGGACGGTGGAGCGCTGCGGCCCGAGCCCCTGCCCGATGATCTAGATGGACTGCTGACCGTTCCCGATCTGGAGAGCAGCGGCCTAGGGGATGCGGCCCTGGTGGGCACCGCCGGAGACTTTGGCAGCGAATGGGCCAACTAG
- a CDS encoding basic amino acid ABC transporter substrate-binding protein, producing MGHRCQRRSFITALVGGLLLAACSAPPPLAPPQARSYVGDPDTLVVTTEPAFPPFVYLTAAGELVGFDVDLVTEVAQRLGLKVYFAYIPFDGLMATLEAETADIAVDAITITPRRDETIDFSRPYFRSGLAIAVRRSDSTITSLQDLTGKKIAVKLGTTGAELAAQVPNTQLVTFDSAEKALIDLEKGNVDAVIKDKPTTLGMIELAKLQNVRLLDDLLTEEYYGIALPPGSPNKPAIDAALNAMLADGTIAELHRKWFGFDPEPVPEQGY from the coding sequence ATGGGACACCGTTGCCAGCGTCGCTCGTTTATAACCGCCCTTGTCGGGGGGCTGCTGCTGGCGGCCTGTAGCGCCCCGCCCCCCCTGGCCCCGCCCCAGGCGCGCAGCTACGTGGGCGACCCCGATACCCTGGTGGTGACTACAGAGCCCGCCTTTCCCCCCTTTGTCTATCTCACCGCAGCGGGGGAACTGGTGGGGTTTGACGTTGACCTCGTCACGGAAGTGGCCCAACGGCTGGGGCTAAAGGTCTACTTTGCCTACATTCCCTTCGACGGGCTGATGGCCACCCTAGAGGCCGAAACCGCCGATATCGCCGTAGACGCCATCACCATCACCCCTCGACGCGATGAGACCATCGACTTTTCTCGGCCCTACTTTCGCTCAGGGCTGGCTATTGCCGTGCGCCGCAGCGATTCCACCATTACCTCGCTGCAAGACCTGACGGGCAAAAAAATTGCCGTCAAGCTGGGAACCACCGGGGCTGAACTGGCAGCCCAGGTGCCCAATACTCAGCTGGTCACCTTCGACTCGGCAGAAAAGGCGCTGATCGATTTAGAGAAAGGCAACGTGGATGCGGTGATTAAAGACAAACCCACCACCCTGGGCATGATTGAGCTGGCCAAGCTGCAAAACGTGCGCCTGCTCGATGACCTGCTGACGGAGGAGTACTACGGGATTGCCCTGCCCCCTGGCTCCCCCAACAAACCGGCGATCGATGCGGCTCTCAACGCTATGCTGGCCGATGGCACCATCGCCGAGCTGCACCGCAAGTGGTTTGGCTTCGACCCAGAACCCGTCCCAGAGCAGGGGTATTGA